Proteins from one Flammeovirgaceae bacterium genomic window:
- a CDS encoding DUF3052 domain-containing protein — translation MPAGYSGTPLTKKLGLRPGLAIRVMAAPDGYWEWVSPLPEGIKTISRAKRESADFIHLFVKERKKFEKEFLKLKGALKKDGMFWVSWPKKSSKVASDLDENLIRNYGLANGLVDVKVCAIDEVWSGLKFMYRIKGR, via the coding sequence ATGCCGGCCGGATATTCTGGAACGCCTTTGACGAAAAAACTTGGCCTTAGGCCGGGCCTGGCCATTAGGGTAATGGCCGCGCCTGATGGCTATTGGGAATGGGTAAGCCCGTTGCCCGAAGGGATAAAGACAATAAGCAGGGCGAAAAGGGAAAGCGCGGATTTTATCCATCTCTTTGTAAAGGAGAGGAAGAAATTTGAGAAGGAATTTTTGAAACTAAAGGGCGCGTTAAAAAAAGACGGCATGTTTTGGGTGTCGTGGCCCAAAAAATCCTCGAAAGTAGCCTCGGACCTGGACGAGAACCTCATCCGCAACTACGGCCTTGCCAATGGCCTTGTTGACGTAAAAGTATGTGCCATAGACGAGGTGTGGTCAGGCCTGAAATTTATGTACAGGATCAAGGGCCGATAG
- the recN gene encoding DNA repair protein RecN, whose amino-acid sequence MLTHLTIKNYALIDHLEMDLSRHLNVITGETGAGKSIMLGAIGLLLGNRADTKVLWNGSEKCIAEGTFDIGPYGLQPLFEEGDLDYEKQTVIRREISPSGKSRAFINDTPVTLDVMKKIGVKLMDVHSQHETLDLGTRAFQLSVIDAFAENGELRERYYGAWHRYVVAHEAFETLTNEANQLRQESDFVKFQLDELIKARLVEGEQEELEGSLKIMEHAEDIKTKFNQLLAQLDRADLSAAGIFNEARPILNALANYSDRYRHLLERFESVRIEMADIVSELEGEEGKIDFDPEKTEEAKERLSLIYQLQQKHRLGSVKELLQLQDDLQIKSDKVGNLDGELASVKNKLDDATRQLAERGGQLSGSRTKSFSGFGKQMMALLNELGIPEARLDVEHKKTAPTATGADSIELLFSANKGMPLRPLAQVASGGEFSRLMFCIKYLLAQKTALPTLVLDEIDTGVSGEIAIRLGKMMKAMAGRHQLLVISHLPQIAAKADCHYYAYKDSKGTKTFSRIKKLTEEERVEEIAKMIGGEKPSSLARENARELILG is encoded by the coding sequence ATGCTCACACACCTCACCATAAAGAACTATGCACTAATCGATCACTTGGAGATGGATTTGTCGCGCCACCTGAATGTGATTACCGGTGAGACGGGCGCGGGAAAGTCCATTATGCTGGGGGCAATAGGGTTGCTGCTGGGCAACCGGGCAGACACCAAGGTGCTTTGGAACGGGAGCGAAAAATGCATTGCTGAAGGCACCTTTGACATTGGCCCCTATGGCCTGCAACCGCTATTTGAAGAGGGGGACCTGGATTATGAAAAACAGACCGTCATCCGCAGGGAGATAAGCCCCTCCGGAAAGAGCCGTGCGTTTATCAACGATACCCCGGTCACGTTGGATGTCATGAAAAAGATTGGGGTAAAATTGATGGACGTACACTCGCAACACGAAACACTGGATTTGGGCACCCGGGCATTCCAGCTCAGCGTGATCGATGCCTTTGCGGAAAACGGGGAGCTACGGGAACGGTACTATGGCGCCTGGCACCGTTATGTGGTTGCCCATGAAGCGTTCGAAACTTTGACGAACGAGGCCAACCAGCTACGGCAGGAGTCTGATTTTGTGAAGTTCCAGTTGGACGAACTCATCAAGGCGCGCCTCGTGGAAGGCGAGCAGGAGGAGTTGGAGGGATCCCTTAAAATAATGGAACATGCCGAAGACATTAAAACCAAATTCAACCAACTGCTGGCCCAGTTGGACCGTGCGGACCTTTCCGCAGCCGGCATATTCAACGAAGCCCGTCCCATTTTGAATGCCCTTGCCAACTATTCGGACCGTTACCGCCACCTTTTGGAGCGGTTTGAGAGCGTGCGGATAGAAATGGCCGATATCGTAAGCGAGTTGGAGGGCGAAGAAGGGAAAATCGACTTTGACCCGGAAAAAACAGAGGAAGCCAAGGAACGGTTGAGCCTCATCTACCAACTCCAGCAAAAGCACAGGTTGGGATCGGTGAAGGAATTGCTGCAATTGCAGGACGATTTGCAAATCAAATCCGACAAGGTGGGCAACCTCGATGGTGAACTGGCATCTGTAAAAAACAAACTGGATGACGCCACCCGGCAACTGGCCGAAAGGGGCGGCCAATTGAGCGGGTCCCGGACAAAAAGTTTTAGTGGCTTTGGCAAACAAATGATGGCATTGCTGAACGAACTAGGGATTCCGGAAGCGCGGTTGGACGTGGAGCATAAGAAGACCGCGCCCACGGCCACCGGTGCCGACAGCATCGAATTGTTGTTCAGCGCCAACAAAGGCATGCCTTTGAGGCCCCTGGCCCAGGTGGCTTCTGGCGGGGAGTTCAGCAGGCTGATGTTCTGCATCAAGTACCTGCTGGCCCAAAAAACAGCCTTGCCCACTCTCGTCCTGGACGAAATCGATACCGGGGTTTCGGGCGAAATTGCCATCCGCCTGGGCAAGATGATGAAGGCCATGGCCGGCCGGCACCAACTGCTCGTGATCAGCCACCTCCCCCAGATTGCGGCCAAGGCGGACTGCCACTATTATGCCTATAAAGATTCCAAGGGCACAAAAACCTTCAGCCGGATAAAAAAATTGACGGAAGAAGAACGGGTGGAGGAGATTGCCAAAATGATTGGGGGTGAAAAACCTTCTTCCCTGGCCAGGGAAAATGCCCGGGAACTGATCCTGGGATAG
- a CDS encoding RNA-binding protein: MNIFVARLNFKTGQEELEKAFAQFGEVTSAKIITDRDTGRSKGYGFVEMPNDEEGNNAIASLNETELDGRTIIVKPANPKTQ, encoded by the coding sequence ATGAACATTTTCGTTGCTAGACTCAATTTCAAGACCGGACAAGAAGAACTGGAAAAAGCATTTGCCCAGTTCGGTGAGGTCACTTCCGCCAAGATCATTACGGACCGGGACACCGGCAGGTCCAAAGGTTACGGCTTTGTGGAGATGCCTAATGACGAAGAAGGGAACAATGCCATTGCCTCGCTGAATGAGACCGAATTGGATGGCCGGACGATCATCGTAAAGCCTGCCAACCCCAAAACCCAGTAA
- a CDS encoding SLC13/DASS family transporter has translation MTATSSKSKIVGLVLGPLLFVLFYFLLSHTALSHKGVVVLSLGAWMVTWWVTEAAPIPVTALLPMVLFPLFTVATAREAAAPYGDSIIFLFMGGFIIALALEKHNLHTRIALNLIRMTGTSGNGIIMGFMISTALISMWISNTATAVMMLPIATSVTRLLAGEISEADKPKFEKFATGLMLSIAYAASIGGIATIIGTPPNVVTVGFIKRFYDQDVSFATWMVIGIPLMLAILAACYVILTQILYRNGLRSIEGSRELIHSKLAALGTVSKEEKRVLAIFGLTCFFWIFRQNINALLGTNLLDDTTIAMTGGLLMFVTPIDWKDSTFILDWTDMKNLPWGILLLFGGGLSLAQGMEDAGLVQLIGDQISQQGNLSTGGLIVTLSALSMFLTELMSNVALTTILVPVVLGIADGLQISPIILAMPVAFAASCAFMMPISTPPNAILFASGYISVKQMMKAGVLVNLSALILISIAMLTLGLWLYA, from the coding sequence TTGACTGCCACCTCTTCCAAAAGCAAAATCGTTGGCCTTGTGCTGGGCCCGCTCCTGTTTGTGTTGTTTTATTTCCTGCTTTCACATACCGCACTTTCCCATAAAGGGGTAGTGGTTTTGTCGTTGGGGGCGTGGATGGTCACCTGGTGGGTAACGGAAGCCGCGCCCATTCCCGTTACTGCACTTCTGCCCATGGTCCTCTTCCCCCTCTTCACGGTGGCCACCGCAAGGGAGGCGGCCGCCCCCTATGGGGACAGCATAATATTCCTGTTCATGGGCGGGTTTATCATCGCCCTGGCCCTGGAGAAACACAACCTCCATACCCGTATCGCCCTCAACCTCATTCGGATGACCGGCACGAGCGGGAATGGCATCATCATGGGCTTTATGATTTCCACTGCGCTCATCAGTATGTGGATCAGCAATACCGCCACGGCCGTAATGATGCTGCCCATTGCCACTTCCGTCACCAGGCTGCTGGCCGGGGAAATCAGCGAAGCGGACAAGCCCAAATTCGAAAAATTTGCTACTGGCCTGATGCTGAGCATCGCCTACGCGGCCAGCATTGGCGGCATTGCCACCATCATAGGCACGCCACCCAACGTGGTAACTGTGGGCTTCATCAAGCGTTTTTATGACCAGGACGTAAGCTTTGCCACCTGGATGGTCATAGGGATACCGTTGATGCTGGCCATACTGGCCGCCTGTTATGTGATCCTCACACAAATACTCTATCGCAACGGCCTTCGCTCAATAGAGGGCTCGAGGGAACTCATACACTCAAAATTGGCTGCATTGGGGACGGTATCAAAAGAAGAAAAGAGGGTATTGGCCATCTTTGGCCTCACCTGCTTTTTTTGGATCTTCCGTCAAAACATAAACGCCCTGCTGGGCACCAACTTGCTTGACGACACCACCATTGCCATGACTGGCGGATTGCTCATGTTCGTCACCCCAATCGATTGGAAGGACTCTACCTTTATATTGGACTGGACGGACATGAAAAACCTTCCATGGGGCATTTTGTTGCTCTTCGGGGGCGGACTGTCCCTGGCGCAGGGAATGGAAGACGCGGGGCTGGTCCAATTGATCGGTGACCAGATATCGCAACAGGGAAACCTGTCTACCGGGGGGTTGATCGTTACCCTTTCCGCATTGTCCATGTTTTTGACCGAGCTGATGAGCAATGTGGCCCTTACGACCATATTGGTGCCCGTGGTGTTGGGCATTGCCGATGGGCTTCAAATCAGTCCCATCATCCTGGCCATGCCGGTGGCCTTTGCGGCCAGTTGTGCTTTTATGATGCCCATCTCCACTCCCCCCAATGCAATATTGTTTGCCAGTGGATACATTTCGGTAAAGCAAATGATGAAGGCAGGGGTGTTGGTGAACCTGTCTGCCCTCATATTGATTTCCATTGCCATGTTAACGCTGGGCTTGTGGCTGTATGCCTGA
- a CDS encoding LPP20 family lipoprotein: MKNLTQLSFALVAVAAVLVAGCKGKEKLPQGEQEIIVPCSGPDYFTNSKYFRANSIGESQDQVTSKKKALTNARNELAQSIQTTVKTVTDNYVNSREMNNKEQVEERFESLNREVVDQTITGVRTLCEKLVKTENGTYKTYVAIELSADELVSKYNERISKDEMLKIDYDYEKFKDTFEKEMAKMGNN; this comes from the coding sequence ATGAAAAATTTAACCCAATTATCATTTGCCCTCGTGGCGGTGGCGGCCGTGTTGGTTGCCGGCTGTAAAGGAAAGGAGAAACTTCCGCAGGGGGAACAGGAAATCATTGTGCCTTGCTCTGGGCCAGATTACTTCACCAACAGCAAATACTTCAGGGCCAACTCCATAGGCGAAAGCCAGGACCAGGTGACTTCCAAGAAAAAGGCCCTGACCAATGCCAGGAACGAGCTGGCACAAAGCATCCAGACTACCGTGAAGACCGTTACCGACAACTACGTGAACTCACGTGAAATGAACAACAAAGAGCAGGTGGAAGAAAGGTTTGAAAGCCTGAACAGGGAGGTAGTGGACCAGACCATTACTGGCGTGCGCACACTTTGCGAAAAGTTGGTGAAAACGGAAAATGGCACTTACAAAACCTATGTGGCCATAGAGCTTTCTGCTGACGAACTGGTATCCAAATACAACGAGAGGATATCCAAGGATGAGATGCTGAAGATCGATTACGACTACGAGAAGTTTAAAGATACCTTCGAAAAGGAAATGGCCAAGATGGGCAACAACTGA
- a CDS encoding succinate dehydrogenase/fumarate reductase iron-sulfur subunit, with translation MKITLKVWRQKDSESKGAFKAYPVDDVSEDMSFLEMIDVLNESLVKKGEEPIAFDHDCREGICGMCSLYINGRPHGPLQTTTCQLHMRSFKDGELITVEPWRANPFPVIKDLVVDRSAFDRIQQAGGYVSVNTGGVPDANEILIPKRIADEAFDSATCIGCGACVAACKNSSAALFLGAKISQFALLPQGQVERKTRVEKMVNQMDKEGFGSCTNTKACEAECPKDIKITNIARLNREYFKAKLGSTNV, from the coding sequence ATGAAGATCACGTTAAAAGTCTGGAGACAAAAAGACAGCGAATCTAAAGGGGCGTTTAAGGCTTACCCCGTTGATGACGTGTCGGAGGATATGTCTTTTCTGGAAATGATTGATGTCCTGAACGAAAGCCTGGTAAAAAAGGGGGAGGAGCCCATCGCCTTCGACCACGATTGCCGTGAAGGTATTTGTGGCATGTGCAGCCTTTATATCAATGGGCGCCCGCACGGGCCCCTACAGACCACCACCTGTCAACTTCACATGAGGTCGTTCAAAGATGGTGAATTGATAACGGTAGAGCCCTGGCGGGCAAACCCTTTTCCGGTAATCAAAGACCTGGTGGTTGACCGCTCGGCATTTGATAGGATTCAACAAGCCGGGGGCTACGTGTCCGTCAACACAGGCGGGGTTCCCGATGCCAACGAGATACTCATCCCAAAAAGGATTGCGGACGAAGCTTTTGATTCGGCCACCTGCATTGGTTGTGGTGCCTGCGTGGCCGCTTGCAAGAATTCTTCGGCAGCCCTGTTTTTGGGGGCCAAGATTTCCCAGTTTGCCCTATTGCCACAAGGGCAGGTGGAACGGAAAACCCGGGTCGAAAAAATGGTAAATCAAATGGACAAGGAAGGGTTTGGCAGTTGCACCAATACCAAGGCCTGCGAAGCTGAATGCCCAAAAGACATCAAGATCACCAATATTGCCAGGCTCAACCGGGAGTACTTCAAGGCCAAGCTGGGTTCGACCAACGTCTGA
- a CDS encoding LPP20 family lipoprotein, whose translation MNRFYFFLVFCIGCSPALTNKSLKTDLENPRPDWLGAKPMQDRYYIGIGHSVKDGTNNYIQSAKNSALEDLISEIKVTVSSTSVLSQIDANKEFQERYEQIIKTTASDELQEYEQVDTWEDAQNYWVYYRLSKQRYKEIKDEQKRNAVTLALDFFTKAKQSERAGDDVQALGFYFKGFDAIEKYLGDPIRLEFEGKEILLTNEIYASIQHLLDRIQLMANPPGIMLNRRVASGTETVLVTAVYKGSTKPVTGLPLKASFEKGAGDVFPEYKTDASGQSKILISKISSKDLEQTVGVKVDLLNFAGANASPIYSLVAERIVTPRVDILLKVQRPLVYITSDEKTLGVDKANEQITNKVKNFLTRSGFEFTDNRGKAELWVDVNANSEKGAVSGSIYITYVTAVIKVVELPSNKEIYATTLDRIKGYSLDYERSSQEAYNKSLEVLDSEKLPELLNAILQ comes from the coding sequence GTGAATCGGTTTTATTTTTTCCTTGTTTTTTGCATCGGCTGCAGCCCGGCCCTGACCAATAAAAGCCTGAAAACGGATTTGGAAAACCCCCGTCCCGATTGGCTGGGTGCAAAACCCATGCAGGACCGCTATTACATCGGTATTGGCCATAGCGTAAAAGACGGTACAAACAACTATATCCAATCAGCCAAAAACAGTGCCCTGGAAGACCTGATTTCCGAAATCAAAGTGACCGTGTCTTCCACCTCCGTGCTCAGCCAGATTGATGCCAACAAGGAATTCCAGGAAAGGTATGAGCAAATCATTAAAACCACCGCCTCGGACGAGTTGCAGGAATATGAGCAGGTGGACACCTGGGAGGACGCCCAGAACTATTGGGTGTATTACCGGTTGTCAAAGCAGCGCTACAAGGAAATCAAAGATGAACAAAAACGAAATGCGGTCACCCTGGCCCTGGATTTTTTTACCAAGGCAAAGCAGTCAGAGCGGGCCGGGGATGACGTACAGGCATTGGGTTTTTATTTTAAAGGCTTTGATGCCATCGAAAAGTACCTGGGGGACCCCATCCGCCTGGAGTTTGAAGGGAAGGAAATCCTATTGACCAATGAGATTTATGCCTCCATCCAACACCTGCTCGACCGTATTCAGCTGATGGCCAACCCTCCCGGGATAATGCTCAACCGCAGGGTGGCATCAGGCACGGAAACAGTGTTGGTAACGGCCGTTTATAAAGGGTCGACAAAGCCCGTTACGGGCCTTCCGCTCAAGGCCTCCTTTGAAAAAGGGGCAGGCGATGTTTTTCCGGAATATAAGACCGATGCCTCCGGGCAAAGCAAAATCCTTATTTCCAAAATCAGCTCAAAAGACCTGGAGCAAACGGTGGGGGTGAAAGTTGACTTGCTGAATTTTGCCGGGGCCAACGCTTCCCCTATTTATTCCCTGGTGGCCGAACGCATCGTCACGCCCAGGGTGGATATCCTGTTAAAAGTCCAGCGGCCCCTTGTCTACATCACCTCAGACGAAAAAACTTTAGGCGTGGACAAGGCCAATGAGCAGATCACCAATAAAGTCAAAAACTTCCTGACCCGTTCAGGTTTTGAGTTTACCGATAACAGGGGCAAGGCGGAACTGTGGGTGGATGTCAACGCCAATTCGGAAAAAGGCGCGGTGTCAGGGAGTATATACATTACCTATGTGACCGCGGTGATCAAGGTGGTGGAGCTGCCTTCCAACAAGGAGATTTATGCCACCACGCTCGACAGGATAAAGGGGTATAGCCTCGACTATGAGCGGTCGAGCCAGGAGGCGTACAACAAGTCGCTGGAGGTACTGGACAGTGAAAAATTGCCGGAATTATTGAATGCCATTTTGCAATAG
- a CDS encoding succinate dehydrogenase cytochrome b subunit, with protein sequence MKWFTDLFSSTLGRKLIMALTGLFLITFLVVHLIGNLQLLKNDGGQSFNVYTEFMGHNPLIQTISKINFALIFMHIIWAILISRKNRATRSQGYAITNKSSHWTSRNMGILGTIILIFLVIHLRHFYAVLHWGTTPMITIDGKEMSDAYALVSYWFAKTWYSGLYVVCMFGLAFHLWHGFATAFQTLGLNHVKYNPVISFVGRAFAIIVPALFALIPIMMFLK encoded by the coding sequence ATGAAATGGTTTACAGACCTCTTCTCAAGCACGCTTGGAAGAAAATTGATCATGGCCTTAACGGGCCTCTTCTTAATTACGTTTTTAGTGGTCCACCTTATTGGCAACCTTCAGTTGTTGAAAAACGATGGGGGCCAGTCGTTTAATGTCTATACGGAGTTTATGGGCCACAACCCGCTCATTCAAACGATTTCCAAGATCAACTTCGCGTTGATTTTTATGCACATTATATGGGCGATATTGATCAGCAGGAAAAACAGGGCCACCAGAAGCCAGGGATATGCGATCACAAACAAATCTTCCCATTGGACCTCCCGGAACATGGGCATACTGGGCACCATCATATTGATATTCCTGGTCATCCACCTTCGCCACTTTTATGCCGTGCTGCATTGGGGCACCACCCCCATGATTACCATAGACGGGAAGGAAATGAGCGATGCGTATGCGTTGGTGTCCTATTGGTTTGCAAAGACCTGGTACTCGGGGCTATACGTGGTGTGCATGTTTGGCCTTGCCTTTCACCTCTGGCATGGGTTTGCCACCGCCTTTCAGACGTTGGGCCTCAACCATGTGAAGTACAATCCGGTAATAAGTTTTGTAGGAAGGGCGTTTGCGATAATTGTCCCAGCCCTTTTTGCGCTCATTCCGATAATGATGTTTTTAAAATAA
- a CDS encoding sigma-70 family RNA polymerase sigma factor, producing the protein MITAQEEYALIDRILAGDKQLYAQLVDRYKSYAFTIAYKVTENRPDAEEVAQDAFIKAYHYLKGFKKGAKFSTWLYRIVFNTAISHKRKNRRVFQSIEGAMNQEGESMDMLEKDDKSIFLNKALKRLNDADRLSLELFYLKEFSLEEVAGTIGQKVNTTKVRIHRARQRLADELKSILQKEALTL; encoded by the coding sequence GTGATCACAGCACAGGAAGAATACGCCCTCATCGACCGCATTCTGGCAGGCGACAAGCAGCTATATGCACAACTGGTGGACCGTTATAAAAGCTATGCCTTTACCATTGCCTACAAGGTAACGGAAAACAGGCCAGATGCAGAGGAGGTGGCACAAGACGCCTTCATTAAAGCTTACCACTACCTGAAAGGGTTCAAGAAGGGCGCTAAATTTTCCACCTGGCTTTACCGGATAGTATTCAACACTGCCATTAGCCACAAGAGGAAGAACAGGCGTGTGTTCCAATCCATTGAGGGTGCCATGAACCAGGAAGGGGAATCAATGGATATGCTGGAAAAGGATGATAAAAGCATATTTCTCAATAAAGCCCTAAAGCGGCTAAACGATGCCGACAGGCTCTCCCTTGAACTGTTCTACCTAAAGGAATTTTCATTGGAGGAAGTAGCGGGCACCATCGGACAAAAGGTAAACACCACCAAAGTGAGGATACACCGTGCCCGGCAACGGCTGGCGGACGAATTGAAAAGCATTTTACAAAAAGAAGCATTAACTTTATAG
- a CDS encoding fumarate reductase/succinate dehydrogenase flavoprotein subunit, with the protein MTLDSKIPEGPIAEKWTKHKFNLKLVNPANKRKYTIIVVGTGLAGASAAASLAELGYNIKAFCFQDSPRRAHSIAAQGGINAAKNYQNDGDSVYRLFYDTVKGGDYRSREGNVYRLAEVSVNIIDQCVAQGVPFAREYGGLLDNRSFGGAQVSRTFYARGQTGQQLLLGAYSALNRQIANGKIEMHPRTEMLDLVMVDGKARGIVTRNLITGKIESHSAHAVVLCTGGYGNVFFLSTNAKGSNATAAWRAHKKGALFGNPCYTQIHPTCIPVSGDHQSKLTLMSESLRNDGRVWVPKKAMPGLKAKDAVNIPKEERDYYLERKYPAFGNLVPRDVASRNAKDVCDEGRGVGSGLAVFLDFADAIKRVGKKGIEEKYGNLFDMYQQITGDNPYEMPMMIYPAVHYTMGGLWVDYNLMTSVPGLYALGEVNFSDHGANRLGASALMQGLADGYFVVPYTIGDYLAGMPYEMVSTDRPEFKEAMESVNNKVEKLLSIKGNKTVDQFHRELGLTMWEHCGMARTEEGLKEGKKKIQELRKEFWENVKVVGGAGELNQELEKAGRVADFMELSELMVDDALHRSESCGGHFREESQTPEGEAKRKDDEFSYVAAWEYKGDGQPEVLHKEELKFENVKLTQRSYK; encoded by the coding sequence ATGACGCTAGATTCCAAGATTCCTGAAGGCCCAATAGCGGAGAAATGGACCAAACATAAATTTAACCTCAAGCTGGTCAACCCGGCCAACAAAAGGAAATATACAATAATCGTAGTGGGCACAGGCTTGGCAGGGGCCTCTGCTGCCGCCTCCCTGGCAGAGCTCGGTTACAACATCAAGGCTTTTTGCTTTCAGGACAGCCCACGCAGGGCCCACAGCATTGCCGCCCAGGGCGGGATCAATGCCGCCAAGAATTATCAAAACGATGGCGACAGTGTGTACAGGCTCTTTTACGATACGGTAAAGGGCGGGGATTACCGCTCCCGGGAAGGCAACGTGTACCGACTGGCCGAGGTGAGCGTGAACATAATAGACCAGTGCGTGGCGCAGGGCGTGCCCTTTGCACGGGAGTACGGTGGGCTGCTTGACAACCGCTCCTTTGGGGGCGCCCAGGTATCCAGGACTTTTTATGCCAGGGGCCAAACCGGGCAACAACTCTTGCTGGGTGCCTACAGCGCCCTGAACAGGCAAATAGCAAACGGAAAGATAGAAATGCATCCGCGCACGGAAATGCTTGACCTCGTGATGGTGGACGGCAAGGCGCGCGGTATTGTCACCAGGAACTTAATCACCGGGAAAATTGAATCGCACAGTGCCCATGCCGTGGTATTGTGCACCGGTGGCTACGGCAATGTTTTCTTCCTGTCCACCAATGCCAAGGGATCCAATGCCACCGCTGCGTGGCGGGCCCATAAGAAGGGTGCCTTGTTTGGCAATCCTTGTTACACGCAGATACACCCCACTTGTATACCCGTGTCGGGGGACCATCAATCGAAGTTGACGCTCATGTCAGAATCGTTGAGGAACGATGGCAGGGTGTGGGTGCCCAAGAAGGCCATGCCCGGGCTCAAGGCAAAAGATGCAGTGAACATCCCCAAAGAAGAGCGGGATTACTACCTGGAACGGAAATACCCCGCTTTTGGCAACCTCGTTCCGCGGGATGTGGCATCGCGCAATGCCAAAGACGTGTGCGATGAAGGCAGGGGCGTGGGCTCCGGGCTGGCCGTGTTCCTCGATTTTGCTGATGCCATCAAACGGGTAGGGAAAAAGGGCATTGAAGAGAAGTACGGTAACCTCTTCGACATGTACCAGCAGATCACCGGGGACAATCCCTATGAGATGCCGATGATGATTTATCCTGCCGTTCACTACACCATGGGCGGCCTCTGGGTGGATTATAACCTGATGACCAGCGTGCCAGGGTTGTATGCTTTGGGCGAGGTGAATTTTTCCGACCATGGTGCCAACCGGTTGGGGGCCAGCGCCCTTATGCAAGGGTTGGCCGATGGGTATTTTGTGGTTCCCTATACCATTGGTGACTACCTGGCCGGCATGCCGTACGAAATGGTAAGCACGGACAGGCCGGAATTTAAGGAGGCCATGGAAAGCGTGAACAACAAAGTGGAAAAACTGCTAAGCATCAAAGGAAACAAAACTGTTGATCAATTTCACCGGGAACTGGGGCTGACCATGTGGGAGCATTGCGGGATGGCCCGCACCGAAGAAGGGCTGAAGGAAGGGAAAAAGAAGATTCAGGAACTGAGGAAAGAATTTTGGGAAAATGTGAAAGTCGTAGGGGGTGCTGGGGAACTCAACCAGGAGTTGGAGAAAGCCGGCCGGGTGGCCGATTTCATGGAACTGAGCGAACTGATGGTGGACGATGCACTGCACCGCTCGGAGTCGTGCGGGGGCCATTTCCGTGAGGAGTCCCAAACGCCCGAAGGGGAGGCCAAGAGAAAGGACGATGAATTCTCCTATGTGGCCGCCTGGGAATACAAAGGCGATGGCCAGCCAGAGGTGCTCCACAAGGAAGAATTGAAATTTGAAAATGTAAAACTTACACAGCGTAGCTACAAATAA
- a CDS encoding DUF4835 family protein — MHKIIALLVFPSVALFGQELNFKVVVNAEQVQTTDRAIFVDMERAFANFLNTRKWTNDSFKNYEKINGTLFLNITKMPSIGNFTANAQITSARPVYNTNYESVLLNFADREWEFEYIESMPLEYNDNTYISNLTSMLAFYAYIVLGMDYDSFAELGGTPYFQKALTVVNNAQPSNRPGWQALGSNRNRYALIENLNNPQMVELRKNTYRYHRLALDTFDKNPDQSRGIVLDVLKHLKTVWGIYPNAIFVVSFFDTKANELVNIFSDGSLGVRREAYDILNSIDPKRNIYQKILGN, encoded by the coding sequence ATGCATAAGATTATTGCCTTATTGGTTTTCCCCTCCGTTGCCCTCTTTGGCCAGGAACTGAACTTCAAGGTGGTGGTGAATGCCGAGCAGGTACAAACAACGGACCGTGCCATTTTTGTGGACATGGAGCGGGCTTTTGCCAATTTTTTGAACACTAGGAAATGGACCAACGACAGCTTTAAAAACTACGAGAAGATCAACGGCACGCTTTTCCTCAACATCACCAAGATGCCCTCCATAGGAAATTTTACCGCCAATGCCCAAATCACCTCCGCGCGCCCGGTCTACAACACCAATTATGAATCCGTGTTGTTGAATTTTGCGGACCGGGAATGGGAATTTGAATACATCGAATCCATGCCCCTTGAATACAACGACAACACCTACATCAGCAACCTTACCTCCATGCTGGCCTTTTACGCCTACATCGTACTGGGCATGGACTATGACTCGTTTGCCGAGCTGGGCGGCACCCCTTATTTCCAAAAAGCACTTACCGTGGTAAACAATGCCCAACCGTCCAATCGTCCGGGGTGGCAAGCCCTGGGCAGCAACAGGAACCGTTATGCCCTGATAGAAAATTTGAACAACCCACAAATGGTGGAGCTAAGAAAAAACACATACCGCTACCATAGGCTGGCACTGGACACCTTTGACAAAAACCCTGACCAAAGCCGCGGCATAGTCCTGGATGTGCTCAAGCACCTTAAAACGGTATGGGGCATTTACCCCAATGCCATCTTTGTGGTATCCTTTTTTGATACCAAGGCCAACGAACTGGTGAACATCTTTTCCGATGGGAGCCTGGGCGTGCGGAGGGAGGCCTATGATATCCTGAACAGTATAGACCCCAAGCGGAATATTTACCAGAAGATCCTTGGCAATTAG